The following proteins are co-located in the Shouchella hunanensis genome:
- the hslV gene encoding ATP-dependent protease subunit HslV, with product MESFHATTIFAVSHKGQFAMSGDGQVTLGNAVVMKHTARKVRKLFKGNVIAGFAGSVADAFTLFEKFEAKLEEYNGNLQRASVELAKEWRSDRVLRKLEAMLIVMDKSDLLLVSGTGEVIQPDDGILAIGSGGNYALSAGRALKTFAPQLSAKEIAEAALKTAAEICVYTNDQIIVEEL from the coding sequence ATGGAATCTTTTCACGCAACAACGATTTTTGCTGTTTCTCATAAAGGGCAATTTGCGATGTCTGGCGATGGTCAAGTGACGCTTGGGAATGCTGTTGTTATGAAGCATACTGCCCGAAAAGTGAGAAAACTTTTTAAGGGCAACGTGATTGCAGGTTTTGCTGGTTCTGTTGCAGACGCATTTACATTGTTTGAAAAGTTTGAAGCAAAGCTTGAAGAGTACAACGGTAATTTGCAGCGTGCTTCTGTAGAGCTTGCAAAAGAATGGCGAAGTGATCGAGTTCTTAGAAAGCTTGAAGCAATGCTAATCGTAATGGATAAAAGCGATCTTCTGCTAGTTTCTGGAACTGGAGAAGTTATTCAACCAGATGATGGTATTCTAGCAATTGGTTCCGGTGGAAACTATGCTTTAAGTGCGGGGCGGGCTTTAAAGACGTTTGCTCCGCAACTATCGGCAAAAGAAATTGCAGAAGCAGCATTAAAGACAGCGGCGGAAATTTGTGTGTATACCAATGATCAAATTATTGTTGAAGAGCTTTAA